The region ATTCGTCACGGCGGATCTTGCCCTTCTTGGGTTCGTATTCCGGCCACTTGAACTGGTTCTCGGGAACGCCGTACCAGAAATACTTATTGGCAGTCTTCCTATACCAGGTTTCAACACTGTCGTTGGTGGCATAAAGCGCAAGGGCCGTACCGAAGGGGAACGCGTGACGCATGAGTTCCACCTTCACCTGGGCACCCGGCGCAGCCTTGAGCGTCAAGTCCTTCTTGCGAAGGCTATCGATACGGGCGGCGGAATTGTTGTACCAGGTCATGTCATCCATGCCCTCGACCTTCTCGATAGTCACATCGTCCATCTGCAGCCAGCCCTTGGCAAGGCCTACGTGGAAGGTGACGTTGTTGAGACCGTAACCCTTCTGGTCGGCAAGGAAAACCATGGAATATTCCTTCCAGTCCTTCGTGAGCATGAACGAGGCACTTTCCTTCTGTCGCCAGTCAGGAGCGCCCCCCTGAATAATGGCGTTGATAGGCACGTTTCCCTTCGCCTTGAAACTGAGCTTATAATAAGCGGAATCGGCAAGCCACTTGGGCGGCTGCAACTGGAGTCCCCAGGAGGGGTTCGGAAGTTCGGTCACCGTGAGCTTGACACCTTCGCTGCCGTTCACGCCAAGGCCCATTTCGCCGAGCTTGCTTTCGTACTTGGCGGGACCATCGGGGTTGTTCCAGATATACCAGCCGCCATCACCATAAGACAAGTCGCCGTTGGTGAGGAGCGGGGCCGCCATAAGGGCAGAGGCACCCACGGAGGCGCCGATAGCGAACGCCGTCAAGAATTTCTTAAGCATAATCATCCCTTTATTATCAACTACGCAATGCCAAAATGTCAATAGAAGTTACCCAAAACATCGCTGCACTGCATAACCAGTTTAACCTTCAAGGTAGAAAATAAATTGATTTTTCGGGGGGTGGTACAGAAAAAGCACTCATTATACCTATCGGTGTATCAAGTGTTTTTAGAATTAAAAATGAAAAATTAAAAAAGAAGGGAGAGGTCTCTCCCTGGTTCGCACTGCGTAGCTCTCCACCCTCTCTCCTAGGGGTTCCACCCCTAACACCCCGATTCCACTGCCTACAATCGCGACTTGATTAACTTGTACAAATCGGCAAATACTTTGTCTGGAGTGCGGTCCGCATCGATCGCAGAAACGCAGTCGCTGTAGTCACGGGCCGCGGCCAAGTACCCTTGGCGCACCCGCTCGAAAAAGTCCGCTTTTTCGCTCTCCAGTCGATCGGGTGCCTCGCCCCGCTTCGCGGTGCGAGCGCGGCTCGCCTCCACCGTCAAGTCCAGCACCACCGTCAGTTCGGGGAAACACCCGCCGCAGGTGATTTCCGTAAGGCGCTGCACCAAGTCGGCACCTAGACCTCGGGCGTATCCCTGGTACGCAAAGGTACTCCACGCGAATCTATCCGCAATCACGATCTTCCCTGCATCGAGCGCCGGCTGAATCACCTCGTGAATCACCTGAGCCCGCGCCGCATTGTACAAGAGCAGCTCCGTCTTGTCGCCCATGATTCCCTTGAACGCCGGGTCGAGCAAAAGTCCACGAATCCCTTCCGAAATCTTTGCCCCACCCGGCTCGCGCAATTTCACCACGGAGTAACCTTCCCTGGTAAGTGCATCGATAAGCATGTCGATCTGAGTGGATTTTCCGGAACCGTCGATTCCCTCGAGACTAAAAAAATGTTTCGCCGTCTGCATACGCATAAAATAAAAAATAACTGACCCTAAGTAAAAAGGACTGCCTCGCAGCAATCCTTCACATTCACTTCTGATTCCCTCCGCCACAGGCGTCGGAAAAAAAACTAGTTATTGGTCTTGAGGCCCGCGGCTTCAAAATGAGCCTTGTTCTTCGGGTCCGGCAGGGCGACCTTCGTAATCCAGTTGTATTCGGCAATGCCGGCAAGCCCCACGCGTGCGCAAAGCTGGTCGCGGGCCACGTTGTAGGCATTCAGAATCTGGATCTTTTCGGTTTCGTTCGCGTTGTCGATACGTTCGGACCAGCGCACGCCGAGTTCCACGAGGGCGGCACTCGCCTTCACGTAGATACGGGCCTTGTCCGCAGTGATTTCCGAAGAGGTCGGAGCGGTAAAGGCGTCCACCTTTACAATAGGCACACTCTTCGGGGTAGAAGTCTGCACCTGGCTCATTTCGGGAACATTCTGTTCTTCACTGTCGCACGCGGTCACAGTCGCCGCTACGAAAAAAGAGGCGATCATCAACAACGCCACTTTTAGGATTCGTCTTGACATATCAGCCTCTTTTTCAAAATACTAGCGGCTTGTGGGCTCGAACCACAGACCTGCGGATTATGATTCCGACGCTCTACCAACTGAGCTAAGCCGCCAAATTTTTCCCAAATTTAGTCAAAAAGGTTTAAAATTTCAAGGGGTTATTCAAAATAAACTTCAGTTTCTACAAAATTTTCGCCCCATTTGATCACTTGCCAGCCCGGAGCGGCACTCTGCAAGTTAAAATAGGGCATGTTGGGGTCAATCTGCATCTGGGTAGAAGGCGCCACATGGACAATCTGGCGTCCCATGGACACCTCGAACTGCGCGTGGTAGTGTCCGGTATAAATGTGCGTCAAGTTCTCTATTCCTGCGAGCGTTTCCTGGACCTCCACCATATTTCTCAAGTGGTAGCGCAAGTCCATAAAGCGGTGTCCACAAAAACAGGGCGGATGGTGCATGAACAGGATTATTTCGCCCTTGACCTTCGCGGCTTCCGACTTCAGCCATTCAAGCTGCTCCATAGAGACATCGCCGCAGGCACTGTCCAAAAAGAAGATGCTCTTGCCGCATAAATCGTAGCGGTAGAAACACTTGCCGTTCTGAACCTTGCCCTTAAGATCGAGGTACTTTTCCATCACCTCGATACGGTCATGGTTTCCGGGAATAACGCATACAGGAACAGACGACTTCTTGATAAAGTCCGCAAAATACCTGTAGGCACCGGGTTCTGCATCCTCGTTCGCCAAGTCTCCAGATAAAACCAGCAAATCCAGGTCCTGCATGGACTTGGAATCAACCGCCTTCATGAAATTGGCGCGAACGTCAATTCCCTGGACAAGGCTTTCGTCTTCTCCGATATGCATATCGGAAATCTGGCCTATCTTTAGAATTTTAGACGACATTTTGTCTGCATAATATAACTATTATATTACGAATGCGTGTAAAGATTTTCGACTTTATTGAATAATGTGACAAAAATCATGTCAAAAAGGCCAAATTTTCACCATTTTCAACACCATTCTGTCGATTCGCTGTTGACTTGCATTGAAAACTCACCTTCAACACTTATCCACATTGAAAAAAGTGAACACATTTGAAGTTTTCAACATTTTTTTCCGATATTTTTAAGTCTATAACTTTTTGAGCATCATACACTTACAATTCCATTTTCACCATTTTATCCACTATTCACCGTATCAATTACTATTTACTATTTATATAAATATATAGTCTACAATGATATAGATGTGTACTTAGGCGCCCTCCCCTTTCTTGGCCTATTTCAACACAATCTGCTGAGTCAGTGGGACATTTCCTTTGACTGTGAGAATGTAGTTTCCTGACTTGACCCCTGAAAGGTCGATAACACGATCCACATTTCCCTTGTCGATTATATTCCCCTGGATATCCAGGAGTGTATAGTGATTATAATGATGGAATCTATCCAAGTAAACCTGATGACCTGCAATAGATATAGCTGCCCTTTTCATGGTATTTTGAAATCCACCCTTTTCCTTACCTATATAAATCGGAGGCTGACAACAAGGTTGAAAATGTCCTTCCCAATCAATATCTTGAGAATAAGAGGATGGTTCTTCCGTTACCTTTATTTCAGCTTTTCCAGTACAGGTACCAATCGGCCCGATTTCAAAAATTCGAATTCTTCCATATAAGTGGTCTTTGTTAAGATCACTATTTTCGATATTGAAAAAGATAGACTGCGTTGCAGCAAATGCTTCGGCACAACTATCTAGCCTATTGGAATCGGGAGTCCAGACAGGTTGCTTGAAACTGGATATTTCGCTGGAGACGGTTATCGGGTCTTCTGACTTTGGCAATGTTACATAACAGTAGGCTACTCCCGATTTTTCTTCTTTTACTTGAAGACTTGCTTCATCGTCAGATGTATAAGTGATGCACAGACCTCCTGTAGAAGTGATATCTAGAGGTTCACGTCGACCGCTTACCGTATTGAATCCAAAACTGACAAAGTTACTCAAAGAGTTTTCCCTTGGATCTGTCGTATCTGGTTTGTCTATGTAATATTCAATAGTTAAATATCCCAGTATGTCTATCATTGGAGCCGTTAGGGAGCCATAGTATCCACATGTATCAAATGGATATTTAGGTTTTGGATATATTTTATTCTTTTTTCCGTCCTGGCTATATAGGTATTTTCGTCCATCTTGGGTATACCAGTAACCCATGGTGGTACCTTCACATACACCAAATTCATACATACATTCTGCGCCGGTATTGACCTGTTCATTCGTACCGTCATACCACAACTCCGAATTGACGGTTTGTGCGATAGCGGGAATGAATAAAAGTATCAATGCTACTATTCTTTTCATCTTAAAAAGACCAGGATTTTGTTCCTGGTCTTGTGCTAAGAGTTAAGCCTAGTTCAAGGTGATTTTCTTTGTCATCTCGAAGCTTCCCTTGACCTTGAGCAAGTAGCTACCGGACTTCACGTCGCTCAGGTCGATGTTTCCGCTGGTGTAGCCGCTATCGACCGTGTTCCCCTGCATGTCGAAGAGTCTGTAGTAGGTGTTGTCGCCAAATCCATCCAGGGTTACCTTGCGACCCTTTACGTAGATGGAGAGCGTGGACGGTGCCGACTTCTTGGAAACATTGTCTTCGGATTCATCCTCGATGGTGCAGGTGAATGTCGATTCGGTTTCGGTGCAGGTAAGAGTGCTTGCCTTGCTGTTGTTCTTGATGGTGCCGACATTTGCTCCGTTGCACATGACGTTGTAGCCGCTCTTTGTCTTCTTCAGGGAACACTCTGCAGATTCGTTCCTTTCGGACGGATTGTAGACAGCGAATACCTTGATGTTGTCGCAGTAGAAGTAGGTGGAATCGTTCTTCGTGAAGGTCTGGCATTTTGTCTTGTAATCAATGATGGGATCGACCGGAATGCCTGTACCTTCGGATTTATGGGCGAATGTTTTGGGTTCGCTCTTAGAAATATCCTTGCCTCCCTTACAGGTTCCGCTGGGGCCGACTTCAAAGATGCGGAGCTGACCGTCTGCTGCGCTTGCGCCTCCGTCAAGCTTGAATCTGATAGTCTGGGCTTTGGCAAATGCCTGGGCGCAGCTATTGAGTTTATTTGCAGTTGGAGTCCAAGTCGGTTGCAAGAAGTCAGAAATACTCTTGCTTACCGTCTTTACCTTGCTGCTCTTGGGCAAGGTGATATAGCAGGCGTTCTTTTCCGTACTATAGGGGTCGACAACTTCGAGGTTTACGTTTATACTAGATGTATAGGTGGCGCAAAGTCCCTGTGTATCGGTGATATCGAACGGTGTCTTTTCCGTATTCACGATGTTGAATGCAAGTCCAACGAAGTTGTACGGGTATTCTTCTTCTTGTCCTGTCAGTGTGGGATCCTCAAGGTGATACTTGATAGTCACGTAGCCCAGGTTATCGATTTCCGGATAGATATAGGAAGCAGGATCGCCTTCGGCACCATACGGGTAGAGTGCATACGAGCCACCATGGTCGTTTGCGCGATCGTCGAAGTCGTACCAGATGCCCATCGTGCTATTATCATGTACGCCGTATTCGTACATATCGTCAGCACCGGTATTGACTTGATAATCGGAACCGTTGAACCAGATGCCGGTATTTACGGACCTGGCAACGCTAGAGGAACTTAAGTTCAGGGCCGATGAACTGGAGGAATGATTTTTGTTCAAATCGAAACGGAATTTATCGGGTTCGTTCTCTGACATTTTCTTGTCCCCTTGGCATGTTCCATAGGGGCCGACTTCGAAGATACGGAGTTTTCCGTCGCGTTCGGTAGCCCCGCCTTCAATCTTGAACTTGACCGCCGTGGCTTTGCTAAAGGCTTCGGCACAAGAGGATAGCTTATATTTTTTATCTACCCATGCAGGTTGCTTAAAGTCGGAAATTAAGGTGTTGACTGTTTTCGGAGTCGGAGATGAAGTCGCTTTTAATGTTACGTTGCAAAGTGCATCGCTGTAAGTGGATGTGGAATCTTCGACTTCCAGTGTAACGTTATCGTCGGACATATAGGTCACGCAAAGGCCACCCGTCTCGGTGATGTCTACAGATTCATTGTAAAAACCTATGTTGAATCTCATTCCGGCGAAATTGTACGGATATTCGGCTGTCTGTCCGGTAGTAGTCGGATCGACCAAGTGGTATTCGACGGCCAGGTAGCCAAGGTTATCGATGGTTGCGATAAGGGCGGAATTGTTATCTTCATCGAAATACGGGTAAAGAATGTACGAGCCACCATGGTCGTTTGCGCGATCGTCAAAGTCGAACCAGTAGCCGTAACATTCCGGGCCATCGGTATAGTCGCAGTTCAGTCCAGTCTCTACACTGTATTGGGTACCGTTGAACCAAAGACCGGTATTAAGAGCGGTATTGTCTGAAGCTGCGAAAGCCATTGCCGAAGTGATTGCCATAGTCGCAATTACTTGTCTCTTCATAATTCCTCCATGATATAAACACCTAAAAGGTGACATCCAACTTTGAATATAACCTAAATTACAAAAAAGTGTCTATCTAATTTAAAAAAATAAAAAAAATGTGATTTCGCTACAAGGAAAGAAATTCAATGTAAAATAACGCACTCTTAATTTGCACGGAGAATAACACAAAAGTCCCCCTTTTAAAGGGGGAAAAGCAACAAACAGTTTATGTGCAATTAAAGGAGGTTGGCTTCTTTCTTGGGTGCCGGTGCGGACTTTTCACCTGCGCTCTTGAGACCCATCTGGCAGTTGCCCTGGAATACGGCGCCTTCCTGGATAATGAGGCGCTTGGTCTTGATGTTGCCTTCGAACTGCGAGGAGCTTTCGAGAATCAGTTTGTCGGAGCAGTCGATGTTGCCCTTCACGGAACCTGCGATCACGGCGGTAGTGGTCTTGATTTCGGCCTGGACACTCCCCTGGCGTTCCACGATAAGTTCGCCTTCGATAGAGATGCTTCCGCTGATGGTACCTGCGACGCGGACGTCGCTATTGCCGCTGATGTCGCCCTTGATCGTTACGCTATGACCGATCTGGGTAATTTCCTGTTCTTTTGTTGCCATGGTTTACCTCTTGGTTCTTACTTAATAATTTATAAACAGTTCCGGGTCCATTTCCTTGCCGTTCTTGGTAATGGTGTAATGCAGGTGCGGTGCACTGCTGTTTCCCGTGTTACCGACGGTTCCGATAATGTCGCCCTTGCCTACGTTTTTCCCCTTGCGGGTGCGGATATCCTTCAGGTGTGAATAACTCGTCACGTATCCGTTCTGGTGGTCGATGATGACCGTGTTTCCCAGTTCGTCCTTTGAACCGGCGAATTCCACGATACCGCTACCCGAGGCAAAGACGGGGTTGCCGGTCTGGGCCGAAAAGTCCGTACCCAGGTGGTCGTTTTCTTCGCTGAACTTCTTGCTTACGATTCCGACAACGGGAATCACGTTCGGGATATGTTCCAGGCGAATCTTTTCTTCCATTGGTTTCCAGCCGTTGATCCCTTCGTAGTCCACGTCGATTTTTTGCGAGGGCGTGTGGGCGAAACGATTCTTGTCGATCAGGCTGTTGATCTTGTTGGAGTCGTTCTCGATGAAAGTGCCGAGGATATTCTGGATGCGTTCTTCCAGTACCCAGAGCGAGTCGATTCGCGAAAAGAGTTCTTCGTAGTTTGCGTTCTGCTTTGCAAGCTGGGCGTTCGCGGTGCGGATTTTTTCGTAATTCACGAGCGTGCGCCCGATGCGCCCGGCATTGTAGATGACAAAGCCGGCTGCAATCACCAGCACCACCAGGAAAATCTTCAGGAAAAAGAACCACTTCGTGTTGACGCGGTACTTCTTGATCTCTTTGGAATTTTCCGGGATGATCTGTATGGTATAGTAATTGCCTTTCATTTAGCGTTCCATGAGTTCCTGGATTCGGGTGAGGTCGTCCATGGAATAATAGTTAATGACGATGGTACCCTTGGTCTCAGTCGAGGCGCTCGGGTTCAGTTGCACCTTGGTACCGAAGTATGTTTCGAGACGGGACTCGAACTGCTTCATGTCGGCGCTGAGTTCCGGCTTCGGCTTGGCTTCGACTTCGGGCTTGTGGACTTCCGGCTGTTCCTCTGAAGACTGCTCCGGTTCACCCTCTCTCGTCTCTCGTTTCTCGTCTTTCGTCTGGCTAATATCTTCTCCCCTAGCAATCGCCTCGATCTGGCGGACGTTCAGTCCTTCCTCAATGACGCGCTTCGCGACTTCTTCAGGATTTTCGATCTTGTCGCTACAGAGGGCACGTGCCGCACCGCCCGAAATCTTTCCTTCCTCTATCCACAAAAGTACGACTTCCGGGAGCTTGAGAAGACGGAGACTGTTGGTAATCGCGGAACGGGACTTGCTCACAATTTTGGAGAGGTCGTCGTGCGTATAATTATGATTGTTGATAAGTTGTTGATAAGAACGGGCGACTTCGACCGGGTTCAGGTCTACGCGCTGGATGTTTTCGATAAGCGCCCATTCGGCCATTGCCTTGTCGCCCACATTTTCGTAAACCTGGGCCTTGATGGTCGGGAGGCCTGCGAGCTTGGTGGCGCGGGTACGGCGTTCACCGCTGATCAGCTGGTAACGGTCGCCGACCTTGCGGACGACGATTGCCTGGATAAGACCGTGCTGCTCGATGGATTCGGCGAGTTCCACCAGTTCGTCGTCGCTGAAAACCTTGCGCGGCTGGAACGGGTTCGGGTCGATGAGTTCGACGTTGATTTCAACGATTTTTTCGGAGTTGTCAACAGCGGCATTACCGGTCGATTCATCGGCACCATTCTGTGAATTGTTTTCACTGGACTGTTGAATGTCGGACGCTGCCGGAGCGGAGTGATCCTTGAGAATGTCGGCGAGGCTGCGACCCAGTGCGAAAGATTTTTTACCCATTGACTACTTTCCCTTGTTCAAGATTTCTTCGGCGAGTTTCATGTAGGCCTGTGCGCCGCTGCTCTGCACATCGTAAAGAATGGCGGGCTTGCCGTGGCTCGGTGCTTCGGAGAGTTTCACGTTTCTCGGAATCATCGCCTGGAACACGGTGTCGCTCAGGTTCTCGCGGACTTCCTCGGCAACCTGCTTGCAGAGGCTCAGGCGGGAATCGTACATAGTGAGCAGCGCCCCTTCGATTTTCAAGTTAGCGTTCAGGTTCTTCTGGACTTCGCGGATGGTCTTGAAAAGTTCGGTCATACCCTGCAGGGCGTAGTATTCGCACTGCACCGGGATCAGCACGCTGGTGGCGGCGGTCAGCACGTTCAGCGTCAAAAGGTTCAGGCTCGGAGGAGCGTCGATGATGATAAATTCGAACGCCTGCTTCAACACGTTCATCACGCGCTCGAGTCGACGTTCGCGGCTCATGGCGTTCACCAGTTCGATTTCCATGACGGCGAGGTCCGGTCCGGAAGTGATGACCTTGAGGTAGTCGAGGCTCGTGTCGAGAATAGCTTCCTTGATGTTGTCGTAGGTGACATTGTCCGGATTGTCGGCCATGTTCAGGATTTCGTGGATATCCACATCCTGAAGTTCATTGTAGCCGAGACCCTGCGACGCGTTCCCCTGCGGGTCCATGTCGATCAGGAGCGTCTTCTTTTCCAATGCGGCAAAACTGGCGGCCAGGTTGACGGCAGTCGTGGTCTTGCCCACGCCACCTTTCTGGTTGCAGACTGCTATCACTTTACTCATTCATTACCTCGAGTGACTAAGGCGTAAACTTGTTCTTCCTGCGGGAGTGCATATTTATATATGTGTACTTCCGGATTGCTTTCCAGGTGAACAATATTGTTGAAACTTTTCAGCGTGAGGAACTTTCCACCGCGCTTGAGTCCCGGCTGGGCACGTTCCCAGTCGTTTTCGAAAGTCGACAGGGCGCGGCAGCTCACAAAATCCAGATAGGCAAGTCCCGAAGTTTCGAAGCGCTTGCCTACGACGGTCAGGTTATCCAGGTGCAGTTTTTCCTTGGCGTACTTCATGAACTCCACGCGCATGTGACGGGGTTCGACTGCAAAGAATTCCACCTGGGGCATTACGATGGCGAGCGGGAAAATCGGACAACCTGCACCGGCTCCCATATCAGCCCATTTGATAGACGAGAGAGAAGAGACGAGAGACGAGAGAGATTCTTTGTTATCAATTCTCTCGTCTTTAGTCTGTAGCCCCGCAGGGGCGTTCTCTCGTCTAATATATATATAGGGAACCAATGAATCGGCGATGTGCCTGCTCAAAAACTTTTCGGAATCCTTCGCCGAAATCAGGTTGCCAAACTGCTTGGTCTCTACGACCAAGTCCGCAAAATCATAAAGCTTGCCGAGAGTATCGTCGGACAGCTGCACACCATGTTCTGTCAAGAACTGGTTCAAAAGATTCTGCTGATTTTTGTTTTCTCTATAACTCAATGAAAACCTAAAAATTGTTTGGACTTTGGCAAAGCCAAAGGCCGACACCCTGCGGTTTCCAAATAAAAATATGCGAACATATTTTTGCTTGGAAACCTTGGTTGTGTTTGGACACTTCGTGTCCGACCTTAATCGGCTCGGAAATAAAAACAAATAAATTTGTTTTTGCTTCACTCGCCTCATAAGGTTTCACGTGGAACGTTAGCGAGGTGAGTGCAGCGAAAAATACATTAGGTATTTTTCATTGCCGAACCGAAGCAAGTTGGCTCCGAAGGAGCAAACATTGATTGCGTAGCAATCTAACGTGCCTAACATAATTTAGTATTATGATTTGTGAATACAAGAAAAAAGGGCGGGCGCCCTTTCACTTTTTAAAAATATCCGTGGATAAGTTTTTGATAAATGTGGATTTTGTGTGAATAGGAAATAGTTTAGAATGTTCCACGTGGAACACTTATGATATATTTTCTGTTAGCAGGGCGACCGAGGAGGTCAAAATGTTTGGACTTTTCGGGGATAAATGCCGGCTTGTTTTTGCGGAGGATCGAGGTGGTGGAATTGGGGTTGACCAAAATATAGAACATCTTTTCCTCGCTATTTTTGTTCGACACAACGAATCCGTTTTCGGTATTTGTTATAATTTGCTGGGTTGTGCTGGAGAGGGAATCGTAGGAGGTTATGATGCAGGTGTTTTCGTCATTGGGGTCTGGGGTGATGAAGGAGCTTTGTTCCTTTTGGAGTGTGTTTTCGGGTAGGTCCCATACTTCCCTATAAAGGGTGTCGTTTCGCAAGTATGAAATTCTCATGTAACTGATCTTCGGTTCATCGGAGATCGCGGGACTATAGACATAAGCTAGGGAGGAATCCTTTCCTATGATGTAGGTTTCTTCTTGGATGATTTGGTCGTTGTAATAGGTAGTTGTCTTGATGTTTTTTTCAGATTTTTCCTGAACCATCTTTTGATGAATTGTTGAACAATTGTCCTCTACGCATCGGACGATGCTGTCCAGGTTGTTTCCTGTATAGTGGTATTTCATGGAGGCGTAGTAAGTAAAATCGTGAGCGTAGTTTTCGATGTAGGCACTGTCTACCAAATATGTATTTGCGATGCTGGATGTAAAAGATGTCTGGAACATGTCGCGGCAGTTGAAGGCGAAGGCATTCAATGCAATAAAGAAGAGAATTAGGATGAGCTTTTTCATGTTAATAAATATAGTTTATTTTAAATGAAAAAAAGAATGCAGGGAGGGAACCCAGCTCGGAGTTGACGCCTATGGCGTCCGTGGCTTCATTCGGTCATATTGACAAATAAATTTGTCAATGCGACACTCATTTTGCGCACTTTTGCGAAGGCCGCACGGTTCCCTCCCTGCACCCTCCCTTTCCTGGCGCAAGCGCCAACCTTACGGCTCAGCCATGACCATACAAGTATGGCCGCGGCACTCGCCTTGATCGGTTGTGGCCGACGCAGCCAGGCTCGTCCAGACGATGAACATTTTTTTTGATATTGATTGTATTTCACGCAAATGTTGGGACACTTCGTGTCCTACCTTAATCGGCTCGGAAATATATACGAAACTCGAAACTTTAGTTTCGTAGTTGAGTTATCCTCTGCGGGGAGAAACAAGCTTGCTTGTTTCTGCTTCACTCGCCTCATAAGGTTTCACGTGGAACAATTAGAAAGTTATTTCTTATAATATATAGTGGTATATTCATTGCCGCCTGTGCAGGGGCCGGGGGCTTTGATGTATCTATTATAGTCGAACTTGATTGATTTCTGGATGAGGTTACTCCCCTTCATTTCGTATTCATAGGTGTCGATGATGAGGTTCTTTTCGCTTTTCCGGGTACATTTGCTTTCGTTATTCGGGTCGCGATAGATGATCCAGTTCCTGGGAATCCAGCTGTTGACTTCGTGGATGGTATCGTTTTTGATATAGAATATCTGGTGCAGTTCCTTATCCTTATTGATATAGACGGAATCCTTTGTGCGGTAGACCGTAAAGTGCCATCTGTCCTTCGTGGATTTCCAGTCGTATTTCTTGACCTTGCCTACTTTGGTAGAGTCAATTTCCCAGTCGGGAATGTAGGTGGATCTTTCTTCGATATTGTGTGCAGGGCAAGATTGGTATAGGTTCATGCTGTCGAGATGATTGCCTGTCCAATGGTATTTGATAGTATAGACTAGCCCGTTTTGTTCCTGATAGAGACTATCCGGCGACATTTCGCCGGGCATGACGAGTGCATTATTCTCGAAGTTCGTTGCGAAATAATCGAACAGGGGTCGGATACAATCAACCGAATGGGCATTCAAAAATGCCGCTACCAATATTATAAATGTTCTCCTCATGTTATTTAATATAGATTATTTATAGTAGAGAAGGAGATGCCCGCTCAAGGCGGGCATGACAATCTGGAAAAGTTGTATGTTTGGCCTTTGGCTTTGCCAAAGGCCGACATGCTCATACTCGGTCATAAAATATGCAAGCATATTTTGCGACGCTCGTAATCGCATGTTGGGCCTCTGGTTTCACCATAGGCCTACACCCTGCGGTTCCCAAATAAAAATGTGCAAGCACATTTTGTGACGCTCGTAATCGCATGTTTGGACACTTCGTGTCCGACACCCTGGGGCTCAGCAATGTCCATACAAGTATGGACGCTGCAT is a window of uncultured Fibrobacter sp. DNA encoding:
- a CDS encoding metallophosphoesterase, with the translated sequence MSSKILKIGQISDMHIGEDESLVQGIDVRANFMKAVDSKSMQDLDLLVLSGDLANEDAEPGAYRYFADFIKKSSVPVCVIPGNHDRIEVMEKYLDLKGKVQNGKCFYRYDLCGKSIFFLDSACGDVSMEQLEWLKSEAAKVKGEIILFMHHPPCFCGHRFMDLRYHLRNMVEVQETLAGIENLTHIYTGHYHAQFEVSMGRQIVHVAPSTQMQIDPNMPYFNLQSAAPGWQVIKWGENFVETEVYFE
- a CDS encoding M23 family metallopeptidase is translated as MKGNYYTIQIIPENSKEIKKYRVNTKWFFFLKIFLVVLVIAAGFVIYNAGRIGRTLVNYEKIRTANAQLAKQNANYEELFSRIDSLWVLEERIQNILGTFIENDSNKINSLIDKNRFAHTPSQKIDVDYEGINGWKPMEEKIRLEHIPNVIPVVGIVSKKFSEENDHLGTDFSAQTGNPVFASGSGIVEFAGSKDELGNTVIIDHQNGYVTSYSHLKDIRTRKGKNVGKGDIIGTVGNTGNSSAPHLHYTITKNGKEMDPELFINY
- a CDS encoding RsmG family class I SAM-dependent methyltransferase, producing MNQFLTEHGVQLSDDTLGKLYDFADLVVETKQFGNLISAKDSEKFLSRHIADSLVPYIYIRRENAPAGLQTKDERIDNKESLSSLVSSLSSIKWADMGAGAGCPIFPLAIVMPQVEFFAVEPRHMRVEFMKYAKEKLHLDNLTVVGKRFETSGLAYLDFVSCRALSTFENDWERAQPGLKRGGKFLTLKSFNNIVHLESNPEVHIYKYALPQEEQVYALVTRGNE
- the tmk gene encoding dTMP kinase, producing MQTAKHFFSLEGIDGSGKSTQIDMLIDALTREGYSVVKLREPGGAKISEGIRGLLLDPAFKGIMGDKTELLLYNAARAQVIHEVIQPALDAGKIVIADRFAWSTFAYQGYARGLGADLVQRLTEITCGGCFPELTVVLDLTVEASRARTAKRGEAPDRLESEKADFFERVRQGYLAAARDYSDCVSAIDADRTPDKVFADLYKLIKSRL
- a CDS encoding ParA family protein, producing MSKVIAVCNQKGGVGKTTTAVNLAASFAALEKKTLLIDMDPQGNASQGLGYNELQDVDIHEILNMADNPDNVTYDNIKEAILDTSLDYLKVITSGPDLAVMEIELVNAMSRERRLERVMNVLKQAFEFIIIDAPPSLNLLTLNVLTAATSVLIPVQCEYYALQGMTELFKTIREVQKNLNANLKIEGALLTMYDSRLSLCKQVAEEVRENLSDTVFQAMIPRNVKLSEAPSHGKPAILYDVQSSGAQAYMKLAEEILNKGK
- a CDS encoding polymer-forming cytoskeletal protein, with amino-acid sequence MATKEQEITQIGHSVTIKGDISGNSDVRVAGTISGSISIEGELIVERQGSVQAEIKTTTAVIAGSVKGNIDCSDKLILESSSQFEGNIKTKRLIIQEGAVFQGNCQMGLKSAGEKSAPAPKKEANLL
- a CDS encoding ParB/RepB/Spo0J family partition protein → MGKKSFALGRSLADILKDHSAPAASDIQQSSENNSQNGADESTGNAAVDNSEKIVEINVELIDPNPFQPRKVFSDDELVELAESIEQHGLIQAIVVRKVGDRYQLISGERRTRATKLAGLPTIKAQVYENVGDKAMAEWALIENIQRVDLNPVEVARSYQQLINNHNYTHDDLSKIVSKSRSAITNSLRLLKLPEVVLLWIEEGKISGGAARALCSDKIENPEEVAKRVIEEGLNVRQIEAIARGEDISQTKDEKRETREGEPEQSSEEQPEVHKPEVEAKPKPELSADMKQFESRLETYFGTKVQLNPSASTETKGTIVINYYSMDDLTRIQELMER